In Chryseobacterium lactis, a single genomic region encodes these proteins:
- a CDS encoding DUF305 domain-containing protein — MKNSEHDHNMLKDTDSATGNHSKHEMESGKESVQHAQKSHASAYKKLFWMLLISFISMFILMYAMVDKLANVIPNINQLYMAGLMASPMLIIELLLMGKMYPNKKLNKILMGLGVLMMVLFWSGIRQQTAVGDVQFLKSMIPHHAGAILMVEESNLVDPEVRKLGEEIIKAQEEEIAVMRAKIKELQTRK; from the coding sequence ATGAAAAATTCAGAACATGATCACAACATGCTTAAGGATACTGATTCAGCAACAGGCAATCATTCCAAACATGAAATGGAATCGGGCAAGGAGTCTGTACAGCACGCGCAAAAAAGCCATGCCTCTGCATACAAAAAGTTATTTTGGATGCTTCTGATTTCCTTTATTTCAATGTTTATACTAATGTATGCGATGGTGGACAAGCTGGCTAACGTAATTCCAAACATAAACCAGTTATACATGGCAGGCCTGATGGCTTCTCCTATGTTAATCATCGAACTGCTGTTAATGGGGAAGATGTATCCCAACAAAAAACTCAATAAAATTCTTATGGGCCTCGGAGTGCTGATGATGGTGCTGTTTTGGTCCGGGATTCGGCAGCAGACAGCCGTGGGAGATGTCCAGTTTCTAAAGTCCATGATTCCACACCATGCAGGGGCTATTCTTATGGTCGAAGAAAGTAATCTGGTCGATCCGGAAGTGAGAAAGTTGGGCGAGGAAATTATCAAAGCACAGGAGGAAGAAATTGCCGTCATGAGGGCGAAAATTAAGGAACTTCAAACCCGGAAGTAA
- a CDS encoding AAA family ATPase: protein MNHIRDSKIKHSEETNWYVITGGPSTGKTTTIDLLQKQGYHTTIEHARHYIDTMHNEGNSVKEIRSNKKKFQLGVLDMQIAQEGSLNKEDMVFLDRAIPDAMAYYQFLNLDYDEKLLNAVNGVSYKKIFILDRLPFTKDYARTENEDDQKLIHQLIIESYTNLGFTIVFVPVLPPEERVKFILDNL, encoded by the coding sequence ATGAATCATATAAGGGACAGTAAAATCAAGCATTCAGAAGAGACCAACTGGTATGTGATTACCGGCGGACCCAGTACCGGAAAAACAACGACCATTGATTTGCTTCAGAAGCAAGGTTACCATACGACAATAGAACACGCAAGGCATTACATTGATACCATGCATAATGAAGGAAATTCCGTTAAAGAAATTAGAAGCAATAAGAAGAAATTTCAATTGGGCGTGTTAGATATGCAGATTGCCCAAGAAGGATCGCTCAATAAGGAGGATATGGTTTTTTTGGACAGGGCTATCCCGGACGCAATGGCTTATTATCAATTTTTAAACTTGGATTATGATGAAAAGTTACTTAATGCCGTCAACGGGGTTTCCTACAAAAAAATCTTTATTTTAGACCGATTGCCTTTTACCAAAGACTATGCGAGAACCGAAAATGAAGACGATCAAAAACTAATTCATCAGTTGATAATAGAAAGCTATACCAATCTCGGTTTCACTATCGTTTTTGTTCCGGTTTTGCCTCCCGAAGAAAGAGTGAAATTCATTTTAGATAATTTATGA